GAATAACATCCCACTAATTTtctcagccatttcaactgtgtTTGGGGGTCTCACATGAAAGGACTGCTTCATGTTCTATGGTGcttatttgacatttttcctCAGTTCATAAGTAATTCTTTCCCCTTGAAGTATCAGCAAAGAGAAAGAGCAAGGAGTAGCCTTCCTGCGATCTCTTGTTGAGGTCACAATCTAGATGAGGTTTCACATTCCACTGCTCCATCTTTTGAGGAACTTAACTAAAAAGAAATACCAGAATAAAACTCTCTGCTGCTGGGAAACAAAAACTTAGAGACACTTGGCTGACCTGGGAAATATGCTGACAGTAGAGACTGAGAGTAGACAATGGATATACAACTCTACACAGTTTCCTTGATATAAATCAGTTTGGTGATAgaatgtttgagaaagaaaaaaaagttatgcAAGCTTTTTAAGAATGAGTCGAACTATACAACAGCAGTTATCAGAGAAGTACTGTGTGAACAAAATAGCTCCAAAACTGCTGTTTCCTCGTCTTTTTCGTAGTTGTGTAACTGTTCTACacaggctgactttgttacagCGGATGTGATGTGTGAGGCAAAGGAAAATGATTTTTCATCATCTTCCAGATTTTGTGTACTGGCATTCTTAGATCTGCTTGTTTGTATAGATTGAGTGAGCTCAGGGGGGCAATTAACAACACAATAGTAAATAGAAGTATGTGTTATTTTCAAAGGCAATTGAGGGAGAACAATGGAGCAGGAAGACAGAGGCTGACTGTAATGGAGGCGCTGAGCGGCCCATCTCATTTAATTCCTCTGATCAGAGAGCTGAAAGAGCCGCCCCGGCAGATCCACCTAAAACGAGCACATCTGGTTCCCTGTGTTAGCACTGAGCAGCCACGGTCTGACATAGCCAAAACATGTGCATCCCCCGTTTGTTACAAATGAACTTTCCTGTCAGAATTCAAACTTTGTAAACACTCATCTGACTTTGTTTGACTGTTTACACTGGCCTGCCAACAACAGATTTTATACTGGTTTTAGGAGAAGCCATTGTGTCAGGTGGAGGGAAGCCAGCTGTGGACACAATTTGTCCAGATTGTAGCAGAAAACAGGACTTGTTTCCTGTAAGGAAAACACGGTGGGAGTTGTTTACTTATTAAGAAAGGAAGTATGAATCTTCTTGGCATTGGTCCCAGATGCAGAATCCTAGTGTTCTGGTCAAAGAATGCATGGGAGAGTTAAATCTTCGATCCCATTCGATGGGACCTTCTTTAATGGGAAGATTGAGGGACATCCAATAACACACTGATGCTTCAAGTCATTTCTCATGCCTAAGACATGTTGAAATAAAGTAAGTGTGCAGGTGATATTTCAGAAGTGAGCCAGGAAAAACAATGACCCTCACACTCATGTGCTTCATGTCTTGGCTGATTCATTCAACCCTTCGATGAAGAGAACCTCCACCTCTGTTTGTGCCTGAGGTGTCGATGCGCATTACAACACAAAGGATATGAAGGTTTTTGTTGCTGCTAGACTTCACACAGCCCTGTCAGATCCACTTATCTGTCTACCCTCCATTAATAAGATTACCTTTTCGAGGGACTTTTTGGGTGAAATGGATTTTCCTATCTCCTGTATCCAAGTGATCCGAGGATAAAGGGAATGAAGTAACTGATGAATTACTGACTGTAACAGAGAGGTAAATCATTTGATCTCAGAGAAAGCAAAATCCGTTGAATGGTAGCAGTGTGAGAAGAAAATATGTATAGATGTATAGATAAAAAGAGACTCTTATACGGTCATGTGTCTTGTTTTATATCCCTTAAAATAAGATCCATCTGCTTTTTGGCTTGCTGAGTTGGAGTCTCTCTGGAGACTCTCAACCACTACCTTCTTAAGTATCTGCTCGGTTCAGACTGATAACCTTTGCCCAGATCATGTTAACATGGTAAGCTTGTCAGAGGTATGCTAGTTGATGCGGGGCAGAGCACGTGCTTTAGACTGAAGATTTGAGATACGTCCATCAAACGGTTCTTTCTCTCCGTATGGCCGTAAATAGAGCTGATAGCTGCATGATCCCAGGTCATACATGTTGGGTTTGCCTCATGCTTGTTTTATCCTCCATTTTATTGCTCACAATCAAAATGCTATATGACAGGCATTGATACAAAACTTGGGATTTGAGGGACTATTATAACTCCCTTTAAGAACTTTCCTCTCATACAGACATCTGTGATATAAACACCAGAGCTTTGTGTTAGACGGTCACAGATGAATTGAACCAAAGAGGATAACATAGCGATTGACGTTATTTGggagaaaaatgtgaaaattgaTGCTGTCAAAAGATATTCCTGCTTCAACTCCAAGTGTCAATGTGATGGGAGGCTAGTGAAGAAAATCTCTTATCAAAATCTGAAAAATATTGTTCCCATTTCTTGATTATACAATGAAGAAATTTCTACTTTGCTGGATGAAGTAAAATAGCCGCTTTGTCTCATTTCACAACCGCGATTTCATATGCGCTGTGGAACATTTCCACAAGTGGGGACTTTGCCAGCAAAAACATTTTATCAAAGAATTTATCTCTATAGAAATAAACGATAATCTGTGGATCCTCAtgagtttaaaacattttcaaacatcTAGAGACAGGTCAGTCATTTTGGCGTCTTTCGTTTTCTTGCTGAGATTTCAATCAACTCTCTTGTCCTTAAATCTGTTTATTAAGTGAGGACACAAGTAACATGAATAATTATCAGAGATAAACTTCCCCTGTGGGTTCCTTACTTTTAGAAAGTTATAACAAGATTTCTAACATTTAACTTGAAAACACACGGTAAATTTCAAGAATGGAGGTCTGAAGATTGGGAAAAATCATGTTAAAATctcttgctttgttttgttgacTTATTTTGGTCAAATGTTTCTTTAAAGTGGATTTTGCCCATATTGATGGAAACAAAACTTTCTATAAatgaagtgaaattaataaaGGCCACTGTACAAAACCTCCAGAATATAAATAGTAAGAAAATTGGAAAGTTAAGTGAGTGCAGAGATCAGGGATTAAGTTCAAATTTAAGTCTGAGAAAATGACCTTTAACTATTTGTATGGGAAGATGCCACATATTTCACTGGAAACCCTGCTGAGGGGAACATAGTTGACTAATAGATAGACTATGAGAATTCCCCACTTGTTTACTTAGATTAAGCAAACATCTTTTGTGTTAGAATATTGTTTTGAATTGGTACACGTTAATTATGTCAACAAGGCATTATATAGATATGTAGGCTGCCGATTTCCACATTTTTCCGGGTAAATCAAAATTATAACAGGTGAATCAAAATAAGAACCTAAGTGTAAATTTTGAGAGTTTTCTTTTGGTTTGTCTTCAAAAGCAATAAAAAGCAACCCCCATTACAGCCTTTGCTTAACTCAAGCCCTAGAAATGAAAAGCCTGGTCTTATCCGAAGCTTTCACTGCTCCAAAATAAGGCCCAGATTACATTCTTTTGTGTGCTTAATTTATAAGCTTTtgacaaaaaatacattttgaaagAAATGTTACTGGCACCTCCTCTTTTAAGCAAcctcacagaaagaaaaaaagactccaGTGACTCACTGCTCCATGATAAATACAGCTTGCCTACACATAACCTCCAGTAAAACTACAACTTGATGTGTTTAAAGTTCAGGTTTTGCGCAAGCTAAGGAGCCGTGGATGCTAATAAATGAGCATTGGAGGAGCTGGCAGTTGTTTAGCCTTTTGAGAGAAAGCTGTTTCACTCTGTTTAGAACAGCTacgctaagctaagctaaaccaatataaccagatgctaGCTGTAGCATCACAAGCCCGTTCACCATTCATTTTGTTCTTCTAATCAAAATCTCTGTTTAAAAGCAATGGGTAACTTATCGCCTTGAATTTCTTAAAAAGGTCATAACTTCAAcgacaacaaaagaaatctgtCCTCTTCTGCAAAAAGATCTCACAGATCTCTTAAAACCTGATCGAGTCGACTCAACTAAGAGCAAAACCATTTGTTGACAATGCGGGTAAACTGGCTCCTTGATGTAGTCTAAtgatttattactttattaCACAATATACCATCAGTCTCGTTGGGATATTCACATTTTGAGAACCTAATAAATGATCTGTCATTATGGGGTTTTTTGAGGTTTTGTTGTTGACAGCTCGCAAAGACGAAGCCTGTTTTTAACAGAACTCTCTAGTCAGACTATTCTCAATTGAAAGGTTGCATAATCCCGAAGTTTGGCAAGCTCTAAGTGCTTAGATTGGCTTGAGATATAAGTTCAAAAATTGCTCAATTTCCTGAAAAATAAGGGACATACATTTCTGTGGTTGTGCAACtactgcaaaaaaacaaacaatgccATGACTGTGAAAACAGGCAACAAAGTCATTAGTATTCAGTACATTATTGTGTATATTTCAACATAAATTCGAagtatatttagttttttttttttcagcgaaCACAAACAATTCCAGACAGATAGAGCTTGGACAGATGTACATATATTACTCCTTTTTACAGATATTTAAGTGCCTTTTATGTACAAATACAACTATACATTATGATACAAACATTCATACATAGGATCACAGTGCACATACATGTACATACCCAATATACTGTATACATACAGGCTTGATACAATATACATGTTCTTTTGGGGCCCCTCATTGTGGTCTGACAACCATTATAGTGCTAAACATCACATTAGTGTGCAGGAAATGGTTTTCGTCTTGAGTGCAAATGAAGCCAAAACACAAAGCCCCCAATGGCGCGGgatgtcagaaaaagaaaagaaatgaggTGCTGACGTGTTTTGCGTGGAATGTGTGAGCGTCTCTCCAACATTCTGTGAAAGACTTGGGAACATTCTGTGTGACGGTGTGTAGACTCATCCAACAGTGGTCAGTCTCACCTCATCAAAGCCCCCCTGCTCGCCatctgtgtgtgtacgtgcgcTGTTGTTGATTTCTGCTGAGCAGAAATGAAAGCCAAAATTTGGTGATTCACACAAAGAACTGCCTGTTGCAACATGAAACGACTCTTTGGACAAATCATAAAAGTGTCGATGCACGCAGACGTATAACCGCACATTTATcattgtttttcttcctttcttttgatacctaatgtttttgtgttcagccAAAAGATTGGTTTGAATCACATTTTTACATTAGGCTATGAAATATGGTTCACAGAAAATCCCCAAAATGGAAATCTAAACACAAGCGATGAGGTGCCTGCCTCGGTTACTTAGTGACGAGCGGTCTGGAAGAGTCATTTCTGCCACCATGCACCTCCAGGCTGCAGTAAGTTTTATCTTTGTAAACACTCAAACAGGAAAGGGTGTTTGGCGGCACTGCAGGGAGACACAAACGCCAGTAAAAGTGTCAGGATTCCTGGAATCTCTTGAGTGGTGTCTGAAAATCTCAGCTGCTTGATAACCTGAAGCTTTCTCATGCTTGAATTTCCAAGAGTAATGACTAGATTTAAAGATAAACATAATTTTAAATCTATATTTTGCTACTTAACACtctttgcaattttttttttaattattattattatttctgttgAGTATAGGTGAAAAAGACCATGTATTCATATAGAATCAAGCCTAAAAATCGAAATCTGTCCATATTGTCTCTCTTTGTTGCAAAGTTTCTGCCCATCCAACATCTCTTCGGTTTGTGTTCGGAAAGAGGCTTTTTATTCCCAGAGTTTTTTAATGTTGGGCGCATTTTACCCTCCACCAGGCACGTCCAAAGACGAGCATCGAGACGTGGCATCAAGTGCTAATCTTGATGCCACTGCCTATTTACTCTGCCTGAGCCGAGCTCTTGGGAGAATTGTCCAGCTCTCTCCAGTTGGCTGTGCTGCCCGTCGGGCTCCGATTGGTCATCTTGGTCAGCAGGGTCGTCCTACGGATGCTGCTGTCTGAGTCCTCTTTCTTGTAATCAGCGTTCCTTTTGTGGAAGCAGGAGAAGCAGTGCGCAAAATCTTGAAGGAGGTGACCGCTGAAGATCATGTATATCCAGGGGTTACAGCAGCTGTTGAGACTGGCAAGGAGTGCAGACAGAGTCACTGCTGTGTTCTCAGAATctgaggagcagagagagggaagGGGAAAAGGATGATTAATCAGCAAAACATCTGGTACAGGAAAAGCTGCAGAGATGCCTGTGTAACCCAGTTCATGTGGTGTTTGAATGTGGGGCCTATATTTTGCTTAAAGAAAGAGACGAATGTGGCAAATAGTATGTTTTGGAAAAAATTGAACTGCTCAGATATGTTTTGATAAACAAACTCATTCTAATGATTTTTAGCTGGGTGTCTTTTTCATTAAATTGGTGAAAAAAGATTGGCCTGCAGGGCACTTTCTGGTCAAGTTCACAAAAACTAAAGCCTAAATATGTCACCCAAATGTTTaattaatttttgttttgaaatcaAATCATTCTAAttgaatacaaaataaaagtgaaatgggatgttttctactttttttacAATACAAAATAGCACTAAATATGAGAAAACCAGGGTTTTTGCTGTGAAGGTATAAGTCCTTAGTGCAGATAAAGTGGCTTGTACACAATATATTAAACTATGTCAAGTTTTTTAACACACTTTTTAAATGCCAAATCACTCGATGCGTAAAGGCTGTGCGCACTTGGGTTTTCCTTTACGCACAgttatttttatcattatcaGAATTATTTTTCACTATTTCCACAAGGCTGTCTCTGTGCCGTTATCATCGGCTGTAAATCCCATCATTTCAGGAGGATCAATATTATTTCTTCAGCACTCACCATCCCACTGGAAGTTTTCATCCCACACGGACCACATCTGCACGGTGAAAAACGGCGCCCAGCAAACAATGTACGCCAAAACTATCACAAAAGTCATTTTAACTGTCCTCAGTTTGGCTCTTGATATAGTTGTGACGCTGCTGACAGAATTCTTCCCAATCAGCCCGTTCTTGCTCGCGGCACCAGCCGTCATTTTCCTTTTCTTGTACTTGATATTTTTCCATATGGTGTGGCAGATGAAACCGTAACACAACATCAGGATGACCACGGGCACGAGGAAGATGCCCACGGTTATCCAGGTGATGTACGCCTTGGCGCCCCAAGGCTCGATAAAGTGTGCCCAGCAGTCGTACACGTCCGAGCCGTTCTGGATCTCACTCAGGGAGAAGATGAAGTACTGCGGAGTGCTGAGCACCAGGCTGCACATCCACGTGGAGATGATCATGATGTGGGAGCGCTTGGTGGGCTGCTGGAGGGTTTTCAGAGGGTGGCAGATGGCGATGTAACGGTCCAGggtcatcatcaccatcatgtaGGTGGACGCGAACATCCCCATCACCTGGAGGTGCTTCACTATCCTGCAGAGAAAGTCTGGACCGTAGAAGCGGAAGGTGATCTCCCAGCAGAGCTGCGGGAGCACCTGGAAGAAGGCGACCACCAGGTCTGCCAGGCTGAGGTGTTTGATGAAAAGGTGCATCCGCGACATCTTCTTCTTTGTGTTGTACATCGCCAACAAGACGCTCACATTCCCAACCACGGCAACCACAAAGGTGATGCTCAGGACCATGATCTCGATTTGGGCCACCGCCTCATTTCTCGCAAACGGATCGGATCCGTTCGGGTGGACGGTTCTGTTTCCAGGCGTTCCCATCATTAGTTCATTAGTGAGACTGAAAACCAGAGACTGGTTCTGTCCGTTCAGGAGCAGCGCATTGTTAGGAGAGTAtggcactgccccccccccccccccccgtgcgcCCTAGCAGATTCTTAGCCAGAGGGGCTGTGAAGTGCCTCCTTAATCCGTATATGGAGCTACCTGATGCTCCCAGAGAGAAACGCGTTACTCTCTTGCTAGTGGCTGCTGTGGTGGCTTTTTAAAGTCGAGTCATATTTCAGAGCGCGTGTGTGCGTAAAACGGATgcgctgcaaaaaaaaaaaaaaaaactaaacctgAGTTACTTGATGTGGTGGTGACTTTTAGAATAAATCTTTCCTAATGCAAGCTCACAAAATGAATGATAATTTTTTATTAAGTTGTTTTCACTGCGAACTGCTGCAACCCCCAGAAactatttttttactttaaccTTATTGCTTATTGTTATTACGCAATAGTGGCGTGGCggagtacttttttttttttttttttgcagtgatCGGTTGTCTCCACATCATCAGCTCTTCCCCTCTCACAGCAACATGTTTTGAAAAACAGGTTTATAGGAATCCAAAATTCCAGAGAAGAAAAATGATTTCAACAAATTTAGAAATAAACAGTTTATAAATATTTGAAGTACTTTAAGAGGACGCCATTTTCAGTCAGTGCACAATAAATTACTTTTAAAATAACATCCAGCCTAATAAGCTACTGTAGAGGAAGACCCACCAAAGGAAAAGTTTCTTACaatgcaaaataaaatgtgtagcAGGCATGCACTTGATCAATAGACTGGCATGTTGTTTGTGTTCACCTCTGCAGTGGGAGGCGTGCTGCAGTGGTAAGCTGTTTAAAACTGTTTATCCCAAGTGGGtttctcaacagcagcaccagcagTTTTGTATGTTGTCACGTTTGAAACAGAATAGACGACTTAGCCTGCAACTAATTAGCTTTAATGGTGCTCAAATGAGGTGCTgggatttgtttttgtgtttgcaaATCTGTGCAACATGTCAGGACATACAGTTCTGCCTAAATTAGGTTCAGCTTCAGTTTCTTTTATCGCCACCAGATCCACTTTTAGCTTCATGTTCTTGATTAActtcaaatgaacaaaaaaaaaaaaacatgtaacaaCAAAAACTCGCATTTtcgtatgtaaaaaaaatttccaAAATATATCAAgtttgaaactgaaaaaaacgaaaaaaaagcATATTTGTACAAATACATTGTTTACATCTCTTGAAAGATAATAACTGATTCTCCAGACATTTGCTTCTCTTCTGTACTGCCATCTCTCTGTTCAACCCTCTAAAGCTGAGATGAGAATTTGGTTCATGGCACTCTCGACATCCACAACAATGCCTTTCTTATTGTGGATAAGCCGCAGACCTCAAAGTGGAACTTCGTTGAAAGAAAATTCCTTGTGAAAACAATTTATTGTGTTCTCAGGATGTTCCATTGAAAGCAGGGGTTCAGAAAAACTTTTCATACATATTAAATCCCATTTGTCCTAAATGTAATTGGCATGGAAGCTTAGACTTGAAAGATGCATGCATCTCTAATCCTAGATCTATTTTTCCTGTAATTTTGGTTGAATTACCCATTATTACGAACTCCGTGAAATCCATTAaagatgaaatgaaaatgtaggaagaaaaaaaaaagactttgtttTTCACCTAATACAGTTCAAAGAAGTAGTTAAATGTTGCTAGAAATTCCTTTTCTCAGTGAAAATCCGATTTTCAAAGTTCACTAAGAACTCACTCTCAATGCACTTGAAGTTTCAGCTTTTGTCATGTCAAACATCCTTGAATTGATTTACAACATTCAAACACATCTACGAAGGACATCGCTATTGTATGCCTGCCACCATCAACATAGCCTCCTGCACTGCctgcagatttttctttttaagcttCCTTTCCGTTTCTTATGGTTGAAACTTTCACGGTTTGAGAATCCTGCCAGCGTTGCAGCTGGTCTTTGCTTATGCATGTTTACTGATGCAGACTCAGTTTCCAAGAGACCCGTAATGTAAATTGCGTATTACAGTTTCCATTACCAAAGCACATGATTGCCAACTGGCTATGGGTGTCTGGCAGCAGTTCAGCTCCTCTGATCCATGTGCTGATTGTTACGATAGCTATCTTTATTGTGCTTGCATTGCATCCACCATCCAGATCTGCTCTCTTTCATTTCCGACCGCCCTCGTAGTGAGTGGTGCAAACTGGGGAAACAAAACTGATTTCTGATGCCACGGACTTCTGTTCACCAACTAACCAGCATatccccccacccacccccccCATGGGAACCCTGTTATGTGATCTATTCACTCCAGTAGAGTCATGTCTTATCCCGGGGGTTCAAGGACAGCACAACAGATGTGTTCCTTCACGCTGGCCTGAGCCATATTTAACCACATCTCCTGTTTTTCAACATGTTCACCAGAGATGTCCTATGCTGTTATTACGGCTCCAGGCTCTCTTTGTCTCAGTTGCTACAAAACGTCAGTACTTTTCTCATTATCCTCCTGTTTGAGTTGGGTCTGGGAATCGTGGTAAGCATGTTACGTAACCAGTAGCCAAAGCAGTCAGTCTGAATAATTTCTGTGACGTCTCACATTTACTCACAGGCTTGCGGTTCTGCAAGATCCACTGAGATTCcctgagagtttttttttttatttattttttttatctagggACAAGAAAATCTTGTGAAGGAAATTTTTCTTTTAGAAGAGTTCCATCAGAGGTTTCTATGAGATATCTGCAATGTACACCCTTATTGTATAAAGGTTGCACGAAGGCGATGGAATCTCAGTCCAGAACTAGCTGATTGAGTTGTTATCATAACGTAAGTGTTTTTACAACATATTCCTCTCATAAATATGCAAATAcagttatgaaaaaaaataaagtacatcCTCTTTATATTCTAtataccttctaattactgtgtgagtggtgtactttcacatcgagtgcaaatgactgtgtaaatcaacacggaaggcttggtttgctcatgtcggtttgggaactagtttccggtgcttcaggtaaatcaagtaaattaattcacgttgggcgaaatatttcgattggcgacgccgGCGACGCtagcgacgctagcatgtatgtattacgcgcaaccaagcattggtcagtgctgtgagattcggacaatgcctgggtcaatgcccacacacttatttatgtctcgggaatgcggggatacacttaattcggcctgggggtggcgtatccctttaatgtaACATAATTATAATATTGCAGAAAAACTTGTGTGAAAAGTTAACTAAACTCACAATTCAGGAGCTTGTAAAACCTCCTTTGGCAGCAATAACTGTTGTGATGTTGTCATCTGACCCTTCTTCTATCTTTGGTATACAGATGAGTTCATGGTCcacaaaacaaacccaaatcatcagccctccaccactgtgtttgacagttggtatgaggtgtttgtgctgatatgctgtgtttggatttCTTGTTTATTCAGATGCAACTtaacaaacctaagctgtgctgccatgttctttttagagaggaGAGGCTTTATTCTGGCAAATCTTTCAAACAAGCCTTACTTGTTCAATCTTTTTCTATTTGTACTGTCATGAGCTTTTgccatgctaactgaggcctgtagagtctgagatgtagctcttcgATCTTTTGCAGTTTGACTGAACATTACTCAATCTGACCTTtgggtgaacttgctggaacATCCACTCTGGGAATGATTGGCAAATGTTTTCCACacttgaataatctttctctctgatgAATGATGGATTTTACATTGTTAGGAAATGGCCTTACAACTCTTCCCAAAGTGATGGGCAGCAATAGTTGCTTCTTTAAGattattgctgatgtctttcgtccttggcattgtgttaacacacacttgACTGCTACCGACCCAGTTAattcaatagcatttgtctttagGTTTTTACCACATTgcttttgtgtttctgttgaataaaataataaataaagatacGATAAACTATGGCATGTGTTGCTGTTTATCTGAGGTTATATTTCCAaggatctgatttttttttccattaatgtcctttttttaaaatatttttttgggcttttcatgcctttaatgataggacagttggagagagacaggaagcagggggcagagagagggggaagacatgcagcaaagggccgctcggtgcgggactcgaaccggtgCCAGGTGCAGCGAGGActgcagcctctgtacatggggcgcccgctcaacccaccacgccaccgaccgcacctcatttttgttttttgatcatCAACAAAATGCCATGCTGTGACGATAGTATTCTTTGTATTTTAGTTTAATCCTTGATGTTTATCGCACCTTGATCAAGTAGTTTTAATGTTTTGGAATTAGTGTAAGGTATCCATTCAAGGATCTTGTTATCCCAAATTACAACATAGAAATCCTTGAAATCTTGAGCATGTCTGTACCCATAATCTTAGACGTTACATATTGTTTGAACCACAGACTAGGTCGTTTCATGCACGAGAAGAATGCCTGATGGCGTGGCGATGCAATGCTGTGTCCTGTCTGGCTTATATCCTCAGCACTTCACACATTACAAAACACCCAGGGTTTGTCACGGGCTCCTATTTGTCATGTGCCGTGACTCTGACATAGACTGAAGTAAAGAAGGAGCACCtaaactggtttaaaaaaagcaactgTCAAGGTCAGCAGCCTCCACCCTCTGATTTAAAGAGTTGACTTTGCGAAAGCACAAATCACTTTGTCTCCTGGACTACTGCAGACCAAATACAATCGTGtcaaacaaaacatttaatcATCTGTTTACATTTAATGATATGACTATGAGCAGCGTCTTCACAGAGGCCATTCATTATGTaggtttattgtttgttttactttgtCACTGCTCTCCTTTGGCCTCTAGGTTGTTGATAAATCTGTCATTTGGTGGTTTGgtgaagattctcagtcatccggGTCACAATCGCTTGAATGAGGGCAAGTACactttattgtttattattaatGTTTATTAATGTTTATTATTAatgtttattgttttcattttcaaattttttgACCTCTCATCTGAAATTCTTCTTCAGTTTCTAAGCTAGTAGGTGGGAAGTATTGGCTTATATGTAGTAGAGAGGCTGTAGAGAGACTGTGTTTTGGTTGACTATACGTTCAGATTTATAATGAGGATATCTGTACCACGTCCAAATTCGATAGTTAAGCAACTTGCACAGGTATGAAAAATTGCTCTCCTCTCCCACATATAACTTTGAATCTGACAGCACGGGTCTGCATGTTAACTTATCtacaaacaaaataataaacagttattcacaagaTGATTGGAAGGGACTCCATTGAAAAGACCATGTTTTccattttaattaatttcataAGATGTTCATTGTGCgcttttgtaaaaacaaaacaaaacaaaactaaacaaaacaaaacaaaacatttgagTTGCTGATTgcatccattaaaaaaaaaagattctgcaCTGTTCTGTAAATTGGTGGACCTAGAAGGGGTGAGTAATATAACAGAGCACTTCCAGGGACAGCAAACCCTTTGCAAGGGCCTTGCAGTCAATTCATGTTAGGAGGACAGCCAATTTGCCAAATCTGCTACATGCAGGGCATCACAATCACAGCCTCAAAAGCAACGGGACGCACTTTAGTGTCTGTGGCCCGAGCTTGTGTGGGTTTTCTGGCTTCCTCGTACTGTCCAAAATCATGCAATTTAAAATTGATTATAGGGCCGAGTGTGAGCGTAGTtggcttttttgttttgtgttggccctgtgatggactggagacctgcccagggtgt
This genomic interval from Odontesthes bonariensis isolate fOdoBon6 chromosome 7, fOdoBon6.hap1, whole genome shotgun sequence contains the following:
- the avpr1aa gene encoding arginine vasopressin receptor 1Aa, yielding MMGTPGNRTVHPNGSDPFARNEAVAQIEIMVLSITFVVAVVGNVSVLLAMYNTKKKMSRMHLFIKHLSLADLVVAFFQVLPQLCWEITFRFYGPDFLCRIVKHLQVMGMFASTYMMVMMTLDRYIAICHPLKTLQQPTKRSHIMIISTWMCSLVLSTPQYFIFSLSEIQNGSDVYDCWAHFIEPWGAKAYITWITVGIFLVPVVILMLCYGFICHTIWKNIKYKKRKMTAGAASKNGLIGKNSVSSVTTISRAKLRTVKMTFVIVLAYIVCWAPFFTVQMWSVWDENFQWDDSENTAVTLSALLASLNSCCNPWIYMIFSGHLLQDFAHCFSCFHKRNADYKKEDSDSSIRRTTLLTKMTNRSPTGSTANWRELDNSPKSSAQAE